In a single window of the Thamnophis elegans isolate rThaEle1 chromosome 8, rThaEle1.pri, whole genome shotgun sequence genome:
- the PPDPFL gene encoding pancreatic progenitor cell differentiation and proliferation factor-like protein — translation MATVPSAGCLLAKNQYYRTRLNSESSVSSSSSSCCSDPTSFSDQEKNHHGLPEMFEKCWWIKSFFHSEPTPPNVGRKILSASSTNS, via the exons ATGGCAACTGTGCCTTCAGCTGGCTGCCTTTTAGCCAAGAACCAGTACTACAGAA CACGATTGAATTCTGAGTCCAGTGTTTCTTCAAGCAGTTCATCTTGCTGTTCTGATCCCACATCATTCTCAGACCAGGAAAAAAATCACCACG GCTTACCTGAAATGTTTGAAAAGTGCTGGTGGATAAAAAGCTTTTTTCACAGTGAGCCAACACCTCCAAATGTAGGCAGAAAAATCTTATCAGCCAGCAG TACTAACAGCTGA